In Amblyomma americanum isolate KBUSLIRL-KWMA chromosome 8, ASM5285725v1, whole genome shotgun sequence, the DNA window AGGGCTGGCCTGTTCGGTGCGCAGGTAAGTGTGGACCCAGTCCTTGTAGAAGTCTTCGCTGCAGCCCCGGTGTCTGGCATCTTTGTAGCACTTGACGGAGCAGAACCCAAAATTGCACCTTGGACAAGTGTACCTGGCAAGTGCAGCCTCGCAGAACTTGCACGGCCTGGGCGCTCCCTCACACTCCTGCATTGGTGCTGCAGCCCAGGTCCCACAGACAGCTGGCTCAATTCTGCGCTCGGCCCAGCCCTTTCTCACAAATGTATGCCCGTCCTGGCTAATCTGCTGGCTGCTTCTCAGCTCCTTTGAAATTCCGGCCCAAGATGTACACTTCGCTGGAATCCTTCCGGCTTGCGGGGGGCTTCACGTAGCTGACAAACCGAAAAAACCTTTTTATGTCGTCGGAGAGCCTGGTCGCCTCACTCCCGTTCCAGATTTTGCAAAGGAAAGACCCGCCTGTGCCGAGAACTTGGAAGGTGAGCATAAGAGCCGCGTAGGAGAGCGCAACGATTAATTCGTGATCGAGCGACTTCACACCACTGGCATTTGGTGCCATGTCACTGAGTACGACATCCACAGGCCTGCCATTGAGACACTGCAAGACCCTTGTTGTGGATTCAGGCTTGAGGATATCTGTGTTGCCAATCAAGGTGGCGCCAGGAACAGGGTCAATTGGCAAGAGATCTAAGCCAATTGCCACTCCTTTTGGTAGGCTGTAATCTGGAACAGAAATAAGGTGCAGTCAGTGTTGCGCTTGCTAGCTGTAAAGCGTAAATGCATTTACTGACAACTTGCATTTTTGGCAAGCAAGAAATGTTGCAGCTGAACATTGCAATATGACAGCAGAATTTTAAAAACAACAGATATGGTTTGTGCTCTACGAAGCTGTGCATGTCCAGGTGTTTACCGTGACATTAAGCGCACCTGTCACATGTCATGCGTGTTCGCTAATTTATGCCCGTCTTACTGACTATCAGTGACGCCACTATTTGGACTAAGCGCAACGTGGCGAAGGTAACTCAACGGTGGGTACACTGCGGATGCTTAGCACGGTATGCGAGCGCGCACTGACGACATTCCGACCGAAAGTCGAGAGATATTAAAAAAGGGGGGAATTGGCCGAAGTGGCAGACGAGCGGGAGAAAACGCAGTCGAGGGTGGCCAGTTATCGGTTGAACGAACTCACGATAGCTGAAGACCTTTCAAGGGCGCTCGCCATGCAGCGGTCCTTGCTCAACTGACAGTGAAATACCAGCCGCCTTATAATGCGAACACCTACTCGCTTCAAGAAGCGCGCGTTACGCTCATCGAGACGTCTCGTAATCCTTTCTCGCGTTTGCGCTGGGGTCCCAACCCACGTGCCGATGGTACTCAAGGCCGCTCACTTTTTCCGCTGGCGTTAATCCTTTCGACGATGACTTGTGTCCATGCCCCAGGCGCAGCTCCACACTCCACAACGGTGTAGCCAGGTTTTAGAATGCCGTATTTGTCATCGATTTCCAGTAGCTTGTAAGCGCTTCTCGCTCGGTAGTGGTCGTACCGTGACTGCTTCACGTACGGGTCGTTGAGATGCCTCGTCAGCCAGTCCTGGGAAGCTTTACTTTTACCCTTTAAGTTCTGCGCCTGAACTTTCAAGAGGGCGGCGCTCGCATGAACCGTACGCCGCAAGTTCTGCGAAGCGCTGCTTGGACGTGACGGGGTGCACTTTGCAAACAATCTAATCGCATCCATGAGAACAAACTAAATATTGCTGGATTGTCTTGATGCGACTTCGTATCGACTTATGTTGACTTCAGGTTCGGCGATAGGACGATACAACTTTCTTGCATCACCGCACTGTAATTTTGGCTTGGAAACATACTGAAGGCGCACTTGGCGCCGGTTAGAAATTTTCTCCTCTTGAAATAGCAAGGAGTGTGGTAAAAATTTAAAACCGTCTGTTAGATGACCTGTACGAGAGGTTGTCAAAGGCGGCGCTGGCGTTCCCGGGCCATTCGTGTAG includes these proteins:
- the Mrm2 gene encoding mitochondrial rRNA methyltransferase 2, translating into MDAIRLFAKCTPSRPSSASQNLRRTVHASAALLKVQAQNLKGKSKASQDWLTRHLNDPYVKQSRYDHYRARSAYKLLEIDDKYGILKPGYTVVECGAAPGAWTQVIVERINASGKNYSLPKGVAIGLDLLPIDPVPGATLIGNTDILKPESTTRVLQCLNGRPVDVVLSDMAPNASGVKSLDHELIVALSYAALMLTFQVLGTGGSFLCKIWNGSEATRLSDDIKRFFRFVSYVKPPASRKDSSEVYILGRNFKGAEKQPAD